In one Pangasianodon hypophthalmus isolate fPanHyp1 chromosome 22, fPanHyp1.pri, whole genome shotgun sequence genomic region, the following are encoded:
- the iglon5 gene encoding igLON family member 5, whose product MSRAISIFTALLLALLPEGPSSVQAVEFSFFPDNITVLEGQSVILRCKIDEEVTHKAWLNRSNILFTGNEKWSLDPRVSMANNNDSDFSIQIERVAVADEGPYTCSFQARTKPRTSHVYLIVQVPARIVNISQDKSVNEGDDVNLFCLAIGRPEPTITWKDIKSGRTYEGEFLDITEIKRHQAEEFVCITNNGVAPPDTHRVKVTVNYPPMITDVKNMPAQVGKTAILRCEAMAVPTASFEWYRDDRRLVESDNTLRIKNEKTRSLLLFTNVTEKHFGNYTCFASNRLGASNASMLLFRPGAVYGGSVSLSACLSGLVFWLSLSISVLLKV is encoded by the exons GACCCAGCAGTGTCCAAGCGGTGGAGTTCAGTTTTTTCCCTGACAATATTACAGTGCTGGAAGGGCAGAGCGTCATTCTGAG GTGTAAGATTGACGAGGAGGTGACCCACAAGGCCTGGCTGAACCGCTCCAACATCCTGTTCACAGGGAACGAGAAGTGGTCTCTGGACCCACGGGTGTCAATGGCCAACAACAACGACAGCGACTTCTCCATCCAGATCGAGCGGGTGGCCGTGGCCGACGAGGGTCCGTACACGTGCAGCTTTCAGGCGCGAACCAAGCCACGCACTTCCCACGTCTACCTCATCGTCCAAG TGCCAGCGAGGATAGTCAACATCTCTCAGGATAAATCGGTCAACGAGGGCGATGACGTGAACCTCTTTTGCCTGGCGATTGGCCGGCCCGAGCCCACCATCACCTGGAAGGACATAAAAT CTGGACGCACATACGAGGGAGAATTTCTGGACATCACAGAGATCAAACGGCATCAAGCCGAAGAGTTTGTGTGCATCACGAACAATGGTGTGGCGCCGCCGGATACACACCGCGTCAAGGTCACAGTGAATT ATCCACCCATGATCACAGATGTAAAGAATATGCCAGCTCAAGTGGGGAAGACGGCCATCTTGCGCTGTGAGGCCATGGCTGTCCCCACTGCATCTTTCGAGTGGTACAGGGACGACCGGAG ACTGGTGGAGAGCGACAACACGCTGCGGATTAAAAATGAGAAGACACGTTCCCTGCTGCTCTTCACCAACGTCACCGAGAAACACTTTGGCAACTACACCTGCTTCGCCTCCAACCGCCTAGGGGCCTCCAATGCCAGCATGCTTCTCTTCA GGCCGGGGGCAGTCTATGGCGGAAGCGTGTCGCTAAGCGCCTGCCTATCGGGACTCGTCTTCTGGCTCAGCCTCTCCATCTCCGTCCTGCTGAAGGTCTAA